Within the Candidatus Latescibacterota bacterium genome, the region AGTCAGGTGCCTATCCACATGATGTTATCAACCTTATCGTGGGCCAGCGCCCGTACCTGCGGGCCAACTCCCAGACTGTCATCATCATAGTTCGTCCACGTTGTATCCATGTCAAAAACATCCACACCAGCATCATTGCCTATCCAGAGGTTTCCACTGGTATCAACGGCGAGCGCGTAGACGGGAACGCTTGAGAGGCCGTCAGAAGTATCGTAGCTGAACCAATAACTTAAATACTGGCGCTCAAGCCCCTTGTCCGAGCCGTACCAAGTGCCACCCGTACAGTCTATGGCCATAGCATGGATAAGCTTGCCCGCCGTGGAATCGATCTCAGAGGTATTGATTGTGGCGCTGTCTACGACAAACAGCGTAAGCCCCTTAATCGTACCCATCCACAGCGTATCGGCATCAACCTCTATTTGAAGCGTTCCCACAAGCTGACCGGGTAGACCGTCAGCGGTATCGTAGCGCGTGGTGTCCGAGGATGATGCGCTGTCCAGTACCACAAATCCCTGGGCCGTGCCCACGTACAGATCGGTCGTGCCGGAAGCGATTGCAAATATATTGTTCACCGATTCCTGATGGTAGGAGGCTACCCCGAAGCTGGCCAGCGAAAAGCTGTCTGCGGAAAACTGGCTGTATAGACCGCGTGAGGTGGCCAGCCATGGCCTGCCCGTATAGTCAGCCTGAATGTTCCTAACGGCGTTGCCCACCACCAGAGTATCCCCGGCTATAATATCAAACCCAGACCAAGCGGCTACCGAGACCTGCCCACGTATGTCGGAGGTGACTATAAGGTATAAGATAGATGCGGCCAGAAGGGAGAGAATAGCGCGCAACGCCCTATTGTACGTTGTCACCCTGGGTATCCTTTGCTGAATTTTATTGCCGGGGCAGCGCAGGGCCATCCCTGAGAACCATTAGCTCCTATGGAACAACCCCGTAGCGCTGCCCCGGCAGTCACCGAGAGATAGCGACAATTCAATATGGGGGGAGAGGCAATATAAGTCAAGTAAAAAATAATTTATAAAAGGGTTGACAGCGGGCTATTAATTGTTTATAGTAAGGAGGAAAGAAGTAGAAGCAGCAATAAGCTCAATGTTAGAGAGTTACAGCCAATTTACAGTAGTGTACGTATGACCGAAGCGGTGACTGGTGTCTGGCGCACTGGCGGCCTAATGGCCGTGGGCTTAAGCCCCATCAGCCGGTTTGAATCCGGCTCCGGCAGGTTAAATATTCGGGCGATGGTGTAATAGGAGAATCCGGGATAAATGTTGATCGAGCGGGGAGCGCTCCCCTTAATAGGCTCCGAGGCACCCGGCGGCACACTGGCTATGGAGTCAGAGGAGCGGGGTTAGGCACCCGCAGACCCGACCAAATTTTAAGGCGCAATCGTCCAGGGGTCAGGACATCGGATTTTCAGTCCGACAACGCGGGTTCGATTCCCGCTTGCGCTTCCAATATTCCGAAGCGGGCAACTACTGGCGGTCGTAGGGATTCAGCAAGCCGATCGTAGCCTGAAATCAAGTAGGGCGCGGAGCCGATTCCGGCCCGCTTCGGGAGAATATCATAACAGGAGATGCAGAATGCCAAGGTGGTTATGTGAATGCAAGTGTGGGCAAAGGGGCAACGTAGCAAGCGGAAAATTGCTTTCCGGGCGATCCACAAAATGCGCGGATTGTGGCAGAACTACGTTTAGGCATGGCGAGGGACGCAGTAAATTGTATTCGATTTGGCGCGGCATGAAAAAGAGATGCGCGCTGAAAGGATACAGTAGATATGAATATTATGGAGAGCGCGGAATAAGCGTCTGCCAAGAATGGGGGGCTGATTATTTAGTGTTTAGAAAGGGCGATTATACCTTTTACGTACCCACGCGAACAGGGGGTTTAAATGACTCCCTGCCATAATATAGAAAATGATCGTTCAAAAGAAACTATCGAGAGCAGGGGTTACTTCGGTAACTATGTAATTAAAGATGTCGCTGAGTATTGGGATAACCTTCTCCCCGATCAAAGGCCCGTCTTTGAACGCTATTTCAAAGGCAGGGAAGATATTCATGTGCATTTCAGGGTCGGGGACGAGTATTCCACGGGGTATTCTGGCGAATATTGCCTCGCCTTCCACTGCGCCCAAGCTGAAAACCTTAAGCTCTCCGCCCTCCCGCCATTCTTCGCGCGGGAGAAGCATGTCTCTCGGGATTCCGAGTGCAGTGAAATTCCAAGCCGTGACATGGAGCATTCGGTGCTTGTCAATGTTAGAAAGCTCATTGAGTTGCCAGAGAGGGTGGGAACGAAAATTCCTCCCGCGCTGGTACGGTTGCAACCTCTCTATCACTGTCTTCGCTTTTGGGTTGATCGCTTGGAGCATTTGCACAGCGTTGTCCCGAAACCTATCGGAACCAAAACCGGACACACCCTTGCTACTTTCGTCCCCGATGATTGGGAACTGCGTTTTGCGTGCGGTCTCTTCCGTGAGTGGGCATGTGTAGACTTTCGTGAGCGCAAAAACCAAGTGATCCAGACTGCTGCGGAGATTTTGGACACAATCCCCGAGCATAAGCGAAAAGGGATCGACGGGGATTGGGTCAATACCGGACTTGACGAAAAGGTGGGTAGGATCGTCTGGATCGGGATCGAGTCTGGTCGGATGCAGGTGACCATTGACCCATTCGTTCAGCGCGATATTCAAATCTTCCAAGTGCTTTCGCGCTCGCTCGATTTTGAAGATGTGCGTCAGTTCTGGGGTGCTCATAGTGGGTGTTCTCTTGCGGTCTGCAAGAAAGAATTTAAGCGTCAGGATCACTAAAAGCAAAGCCAGAAGCGCCACAGTTAGGACATTTGCCGATGAATAGACCATCTTTATTAATTTCTTTTGGTTTTATGGGAAACTGATGGTTGCATTTTGGACAAGTGGTTGTATCAACTCTACTGAATTTTAACCGTGGCGGTGTATTTACAAGCTTTTTAACGACATCGTCAAACGGCTTTGGTTCATACTGTTCTTTGTCGTCAGACATGATTACCTCGCTTGTGGAGCGCAGTACATGAGACGTTTACCGGCGATACCGCGCAGGGCAATAATGGTTCGTTGAATATCGCCGATGTGGCGGTGGTTATACCGGAAGTCATATTCTCCAATGTAACGCTTAAGATGCTGAGAGCCAACATGCTGATAAATACCGACAAGGCCACGCTTGAGGATACTAAAGAATCCTTCAATGGTGTTCGTATGGACAGGGCCACGGACATACTCGCCCTTGCTATGGGTTACAACGCTGTGCTGCTCAAACAGCCTGTCAGTGTCCTTGTAGGCTCCCATTTCATCGGTGACGATATGGGTATCCCTGTTGATCTGGCCTTGCATGATCGGCTTGAGTGTCTTGCCCGTAACGGTATTGACGTGGAAGGAACGGACATGCCCACCACGCTCAACCAGAGAGAAGATACTCTCCTTGTGCGCATAGCCCCGCGCACCGGCTGGCTTTGGGTATTTGGTTCCCCAATAGGTTTCATCGGCCTCAACGATATTACCGCCTCCGCCGATCTTCTTGACGAAGAAAGAGTCTTTCATGGCCGCACGGATACGGTGAGACATGAACCAAGCGGTTTTGTAGGTGACATCGAGAGTCCGATGAAGCTGGTGGCTGCTGATCCCCTTCTTGCTGGAACAAAGCAAGTAAGCAGCAAGCAGCCACTTGTGCAGGGGAATGTGACTGCGCTCGAACAACGTCCCTACCGTCACCGTAAACGGCTTGCGACAGTGGCCGCACTTGTACAGTCCAGGGCGTGTAGACTTACCCTCAAGCTTGTAAGCCTTGTCCATACCGCCGCAATGTGGGCAGACAACGCCATCAGGCCAGCGAACCTTTTCAAGGTACTCACGTGCCGCCTGTTCATCATGGAAGTATTGCGCGGAAAGTTGGCTCATCGGTTACTCCTTGAAAGGATTACCATCGGGTGATTTGCCTTTTAAGCATGCAACTGAATTCCAAAGATATTCGCGGTCTTTATCTGAAAGATTTTGATCGCATTTCAGGGTATCAACTATCTGCCCTTGGCGATCCCAAATCTCTTTGAGTAGGGGAATTCTTCCTTCAAGTATTTTTAGTCGCTCAAGATTAAGTTGATCCAATTGGGCTTTAAGCTGTTTCTCTTGGGTTTCAAGTTGTTGGATTTGAATAGATAAATGCTTTTTATCAGTTTTAAGCCGTTCTGACTTGATGGTGAGTTCATCATAGCGAATTTGCAGAGTGTCCTTTTCGGATTGAATTTGACTTAAGCGATCTTCACTTTCCTGTTTGGCTTTTAAATCGAGGGCTTTATGAAATTGATGAAGGCGGATAAGAGCGGCGACAACTATGATTGTCAACGCGATGTATGCCAAAGTCGATTGGCTAAAATATATCAACGCCGCTACAATGGAATTGCCAATTCCAAGAATGAAATAAAGGCCATGTTTAAACTTGTCCGGGATGATACCGGTCTGAGCTTTTGGGCTGGGGTTACTATTTGCAATCTTTTCCATGTGTTGCTCCATAGCTTGAAAGGTCTATTTCCAATATACATCCTTTGTATCTGGTATGTCAAGTATATAATCGCCTTAGAAAGTGGGCTTTGAACAACGGCTATCAAGAGGGGCTTAGTCTGGACAGGATTAACCCCGATGGAAACTACGAGCCGAGTAATTGTCAATGGCTGACTCGCGGTGAAAACACAAGCAAAATGCACCGGGAAAAACACCGAGTTCAGGTTTAATGTAGTTTATAGCAGCAGCACTCACACTTAGCAAAAGGAGAAGCAGATGGGAAAGCTGCATGAACTATTGAGTGTGGAGCCGGATGTTGTCGGCACTGCAAAAGCCATTGTTGACGAGGGCATCAGCACCCTTGGCAAGAAAGGCGAAAGGTTTACGGGACTGCGCAAGACCTACCAGCCCCTGGACGAGGAGGGCACCAGCTACCCGCCTGAGATTACTCAGGTACAGGAAACGGTATCGGGCAAGCTCGATTACGTAGCGGGAACGCTGGCCAAGGCGATTAATATCGTTTTGAGCAAAGAGGTCACGAACACGCTGACCTCGGCCAAGCTCCTGATTGGCAAAGAAGACTTCGGGGAGTTCCCGGCCACCGTCTACTTGGCTCTGGAAAAGCAGGTTAAGGAGTTCAGGCGCGTGCTTCAGGCGGTGCCTACCCTTGACCCGGCGTACACATGGAAGGCTGACCCTGGCCGCGCACATACTATGGTAACAGATACCGTTGAAACTCAGCGCACGGAGAAACAGCATCAGCCGGTGGTGATGTACGAGGCCACCAAGGAACACCCGGCGCAGGTCGAGATGATCAGCCGGGATGTGGTAGTCGGCAACTGGAACACGATCAAAGAGAGTGGCATGATCTCCGTCAGGGCCAAGAGTGAGATGCTTGCCCGCTGCGATCAGGTCATCAGGGCCATCAAGACGGCGCGCCAGCGCGCTAACGACATCGAAGCTAGCAAGGTCACCGTGGGCATGGCGATCTTAAAATTTATAACCGAAGAAAGGAAGTAGTACCGATAGGGGTATGCGTCAGCTTTCGCCTTAGTAATGGGGAATAATCCCCTGAGCAGACGTAACAATTCAGCTTATTACCCCTCAGTCTCAAGAAGGAGCGGTGCATTGAATAACTTGCCAAGGTTACTTTGCCGAAACGTGGGTTCGAGTCCCACCGGGGCCGCCAATAAAACTCTATGGCCCCGTAGTTTAGTGGCAGAACGCGGCTATAAGCAGACACCCTGGCGTGAGCGAAAGATGCAGACAGCGTTCCGAATTGCTATAGCTCAATTGGTAGAGCTTCTGACTATGGATCAGACTGTTACCGGTTCAAATCCGGTTAGCGAATATTGAGAGACTTGTAATCTCTTGGGGGGGGGAACAGGCGAGTTCCCTCCCCCCTTTTATTTAAACGGGGATCGAATGACCTACGATGAGTCAAATCTTGAAGATGGCTGCTGCCCGTGGTGTGGGCATAAGCTTACCCTGCGTAGAATATATGGTAAGTACCACGAAGCGGAGTGCGAGAATTCCAAGTGCGTCGAGGGCTATTACTATGATAGCAGCCCACCTGAGGTTCACTTTGGACGACCGGAGTAGATGATGGATTTATCAAAGCTCAATAAGCTGCTCACCCTGCCGCCGTGGGAATGGGAGGGCATGTGCTTAGTGAATCAAGAAGGCGAAACAATTATTGAGGCGGCCCATCCGTCATACGCTACTAATCTCGAAGAATGGAAGCCGTTACTCGCCGCCGCCCCTGACCTGCTGGCAGAGGTTGAGAAGTTGCGGGAGAAGTTGGCGCAGATAAGCATCTGTGCCAGCAACGCTCAATATGGTCGGCTGGATATGAATGAGGCCATGAGCAGCATAGCCAAAGCCGCAAAACTGGAGTGTAAGTGATGGCAATATGTAAGGTGTGCAAGCCGCTGATAGCCGCACTGACCAACGAGGTGTATGCTATAAAGGCCGAGAGAGATAAGCTGCGAACCGAGAAATCCGTGTATAAGGAACTGGCCGAACTGCGAAGTAGTTTGTTATGCCTCTATCGCGTTGGAGGGAGACCAAGTGACCGGCTGCTTGATGGGCTGGATAGATTGCAAAAGAAAGCCGAAGAACTGGAGGGCAAGTGACTGATGAACAGGCACCCTTGAACCTTGAGCCTCGCTTCAACGGGCCGGTTTACGAGCCTGTGCAAGATCACTCACGGCTGTACAAGCAGCACGAGGTTATCAGGGGTTACATGCTGTACGCATACCGGCATGGCAGCGGCTGGCGCACCCTGGCCGAGATAGAAAAGGCCACCGGCTTTCCGCAAGCTTCTATCAGCGCACAACTCAGGCACCTGCGTAAACCGCGCTTTGGAAGCTATGCGGTAGATAAGCGCAGACGGCGCGATGCGGGCCTTTGGGAATACAGAGTATCACATTAACCGGGAGTAAATGATGGCGAACTGGCGGCATAGGGTTAAGCTCAGAGACCTGTTTGAGTCATTCGACCCACAAGAAACCGCAGAGGCCGAGAAGGCCGAAGTGCTGCGGGTGGGCAAGGCTGTACTTGCAAGGGTTAAGGGCGAAGATTGCCTTAATGGGTTCCGCCTGAAACGCTTTATTGAGGCCGAAACGGAAGCGCAGTCTAATCGCGTGATCGAGAGCCTATACGATTTTTGCGACCAACACCTTATCTGGGTTGATTAACCGATCCAAATCACCGAAAGGGACTACAGATGAAAGGATTTAGAATAACCCTACTGATGCTCGATCATTACGGCGGAGTGAAAGCCGCCCTTGTAAGGCCGGGAGATATACCGGTGATCAAAGTCGAGGGGCCGAATGGAGCCGGGAAGACAACGGTGATCGATTCGATCTTTGCCGTTGTTGCGGCCCAGACACTGCAAGACCCCATTCGTCACGGCGCGAAAAAGGCCACTATCACGCTGGCCATGAGCAATGAGGAAAAAGATGAAATCACGGTCACCAGACACATGACCGCGAAGACATCCAGGCTGGAGGTGAGCTACAACGGCGTCCCGCAGGAAAGCCCGCAGACCCTGCTCAACAAGCTGTTCAGCAAGGTATCGATTGATCCGCTGGCCTTTGCGCGCATGAAAAAGCGGGAGCGCATTGACGTTATACTCGACCTGACCGGCAAGAAGGATGAGATAGCCAAGCTGGATGCCGAATACCAATGCGCGTACGATGAGCGCACGCTTACCAACCGCATAATCAAGACGCTTCAAGGTAAGCTGGATGGCGAGGAACGCCCGGAGAAC harbors:
- a CDS encoding DUF3450 domain-containing protein; amino-acid sequence: MEKIANSNPSPKAQTGIIPDKFKHGLYFILGIGNSIVAALIYFSQSTLAYIALTIIVVAALIRLHQFHKALDLKAKQESEDRLSQIQSEKDTLQIRYDELTIKSERLKTDKKHLSIQIQQLETQEKQLKAQLDQLNLERLKILEGRIPLLKEIWDRQGQIVDTLKCDQNLSDKDREYLWNSVACLKGKSPDGNPFKE
- a CDS encoding IS1595 family transposase, with protein sequence MSQLSAQYFHDEQAAREYLEKVRWPDGVVCPHCGGMDKAYKLEGKSTRPGLYKCGHCRKPFTVTVGTLFERSHIPLHKWLLAAYLLCSSKKGISSHQLHRTLDVTYKTAWFMSHRIRAAMKDSFFVKKIGGGGNIVEADETYWGTKYPKPAGARGYAHKESIFSLVERGGHVRSFHVNTVTGKTLKPIMQGQINRDTHIVTDEMGAYKDTDRLFEQHSVVTHSKGEYVRGPVHTNTIEGFFSILKRGLVGIYQHVGSQHLKRYIGEYDFRYNHRHIGDIQRTIIALRGIAGKRLMYCAPQAR